Genomic window (Rhodospirillales bacterium):
CGTTTTTTTCAGGCGCTTATCAGGGCTATTTTTCTTTACCCAGCGCTTCCATCATCTCACCCCATTCACGCGGGGAAAGACCGGATTCTTTTTGGGAAACGGGCTCACCCGCCAGCATTTTCTTGACCGCGCCCAGACCCTTTTCTGACAGGTGAAAACCACCCATGCGGTATTGCACAAACGCATCATACGTGATCGGCACCCAGCGTTTGACCATTTCCAGCATGGCATCAGCATAAACGCGGATTTCATATTGGGCATGGGGGTCTGCGCGCAAGGAAAGGAAGTGCAACAGATTGTGCAAATCCACCTTCCAATACCATTGGGTATAATAATTAAGGGATAAATTCATCCGCGCCAGTTCCCGGGCAAGGCCGGACCGGGTGGGGTCAACCATATTGCCATCGGCATCTTCGTTGAGCATTTCTTCGTAATGGCCATAGGCTTGTTCTGCATCGTCGCGCAGCAAATCCATCACCCGTTTTGCTTCATCGCCGCTTAAGGCATCGCCCCGGCCCTGGCGATTAGAAGACGCCTGCACCCCCAGTTGTTCGGGTTCGGGGATATAAAATTCTTTATCCAAAATGGAATACCGCGCCGAATATTCGTTCACATTGGCGGTGCGGTGCCTGATCCATTGGCGGGCAATAAAGATCGGCAGTTTGACGTGAAATTTAATTTCGCACATTTCAAACGGTGTAGTGTGGCGATGGCGCATCAAATAATTGATCAACCCGGCATCTTCGCTGATGCGCCGGGTCCCCTTGCCATAAGACACCCGCGCCGATTGAACGATGGCCGCATCGTCGCCCATATAATCAATCACCCGGATCAATCCATGATCCAAAAGGGGCGTCGCTTCGTACAGCACTTCT
Coding sequences:
- a CDS encoding FAD-dependent thymidylate synthase; the protein is MPLSKDQQAEIEAQRAESFQTRRPTVPALEEVLYEATPLLDHGLIRVIDYMGDDAAIVQSARVSYGKGTRRISEDAGLINYLMRHRHTTPFEMCEIKFHVKLPIFIARQWIRHRTANVNEYSARYSILDKEFYIPEPEQLGVQASSNRQGRGDALSGDEAKRVMDLLRDDAEQAYGHYEEMLNEDADGNMVDPTRSGLARELARMNLSLNYYTQWYWKVDLHNLLHFLSLRADPHAQYEIRVYADAMLEMVKRWVPITYDAFVQYRMGGFHLSEKGLGAVKKMLAGEPVSQKESGLSPREWGEMMEALGKEK